The DNA region TAAGAGAAACTACAGTTTTTATTTCAAAGGCGTAAGAATAAGGTAATCTCAAAAACATAAAGGAGACGTTAAAGAACTCATCAGGAACTGCTGGGATCGCTAAGCGCAGGGGCGGCAGCGATCAGATTGGCAAACTAACCTACACCGGCTTCCTGATATCTAACGCCAACAGCAAACTCATCTGTTGCGAGGAAACCTAGCGGATTGAGAAAATTAGGGATCAAATTTTTCGACTGATTGTTATCAGAAAATTCTTGGAGAACATTCAGCCAGTTGCTTAATTTATTAAACACTTGCATCGTATGGATTTTCGGGAGGAAGTATGAACCAAAAAGTTGTTTCGGGCTTGCGTAACGTCGCAATTGTTGGCCCATATTTAAGTGGAAAAACGACATTACTCGAAAGTTTATTGTTCGTCACCGGCACGATTTCTCGTAAAGGTAGTGTCAAAGAAGGAAACACAGTTGGCGACAGTTCAACTGAAGCGCGTGACCGGCAGATGAGTGTAGAGGTTTCTGCCGCGAGTACAGAATACGGTGATATTCGCTTCACGTTTCTCGACTGTCCGGGATCAGTAGAATTTGCTCAAGAAACTTATAATGCTTTAATCGGTGCCGGCGCGGCGGTTGTTGTCTGTGAACCCGATCCGGCACGGGTTCTAACTTTAGCGCCTTTGTTTAAATTCCTTGATGATTGGCAGATCCCGCACTTAGTCTTCATTAATAAAATGGATCGGGTCTGTACAGACGAGGTTCGCTGCACGACCAACTTTATAGAAGTGCTAAATGCGCTTAAGTCGGTTTCTTCTCGTCCCATCGTGCCGCATCAATACCCCATTGGCCAAGGGGATCAGGTGGTCGGCTTTATCGATTTGGTGAGTGAACAGGCTTACCACTACCACCCTGGTGCGCCGGCAGATCCGGTACCGATGCCAGAGTCTTTAAAAGAGCAGGAACAAGCGGCGCGAACTCAAATGTTAGAAGAGTTGGCCAATTTTGACGATCACCTGCTAGAAGAATTGCTAGAGGAAATTAATCCGTCCCAAGAAGAAATTATCCAAGATTTGAAGATGGAATTGGGGGCGGATTTAATTGTGCCGGTGTTTATTGGCGTAGCTGAGCAAGATTATGGAGTGCGCCCGCTTTTAGAGGCGCTGTTGCGGGAAGCACCGGCACCGGAAACAACGGCAGAACGCCGAGGTATTATCCTCCATGCCACGGAACCCTTGGCCCAAGTGCTGAAAACGTATTACACACCTCAAGGCGGTAAGATGTCGCTGGTGCGGGTTTGGCAGGGTCAGCTTACGGATGGAATGGTACTCAATGGCGTGCGTGCCGGCGGCCTTTACCGGATGATGGGCCAGCAAACGCAAGGTTTGCAGACAGCTGGTGCCGGCGAGGTTGTGGCGCTGGCGCGGATGGAGGGGATCAAAACCGGCGATACGTTAACCACCAGTGGGCAGGCATCGAGTGAATTGCCCAAAGCGGAACAGTTGAAGCCGGTGTTCGCGTTGGCCATTGCCCCCGAAAAGCGCAACGATGAAGTGAAACTGACCGGCGCACTGTCCAAGTTGTTGGAAGAAGATCCCGCCCTGGCTTGGGAGCAACATGGAGACACCCACGAAATTATTCTTTGGGGACAAGGTGAGATTCACCTGAAGGTTGCCCTGGATCGGCTACGGCGCAAATATAATCTGCCGATGGTGACGCATCTGCCGCACGTTCCGTATAAGGAAACGATTCGCAAGCCAGTTTCCTCGGTACATGGG from Microcoleus sp. FACHB-68 includes:
- a CDS encoding elongation factor G — protein: MNQKVVSGLRNVAIVGPYLSGKTTLLESLLFVTGTISRKGSVKEGNTVGDSSTEARDRQMSVEVSAASTEYGDIRFTFLDCPGSVEFAQETYNALIGAGAAVVVCEPDPARVLTLAPLFKFLDDWQIPHLVFINKMDRVCTDEVRCTTNFIEVLNALKSVSSRPIVPHQYPIGQGDQVVGFIDLVSEQAYHYHPGAPADPVPMPESLKEQEQAARTQMLEELANFDDHLLEELLEEINPSQEEIIQDLKMELGADLIVPVFIGVAEQDYGVRPLLEALLREAPAPETTAERRGIILHATEPLAQVLKTYYTPQGGKMSLVRVWQGQLTDGMVLNGVRAGGLYRMMGQQTQGLQTAGAGEVVALARMEGIKTGDTLTTSGQASSELPKAEQLKPVFALAIAPEKRNDEVKLTGALSKLLEEDPALAWEQHGDTHEIILWGQGEIHLKVALDRLRRKYNLPMVTHLPHVPYKETIRKPVSSVHGRYKHQSGGHGQFGDVYLDIKPVSRGEGFNFSETIVGGAVPRQYIPGVETGVREFLEHGPLGFPVVDIAVTLTNGSYHTVDSSEQAFKQAARLAMQEGMAKCEPTLLEPISSVEICAPNEFTSKMMQLISGRRGQILGYEPISDWKGWDKVSAYLPQAEMQDLIVELRSLTMGVGFFHWQFDHLQEVPEPLAKRVLGNGNGNGKNNH